The proteins below are encoded in one region of Halorhodospira halochloris:
- a CDS encoding response regulator produces MEYRQAMVTPAAAHRDLMRLLPQLRDAVDTAVVRMQQAGDDPLALEGVRAVLQRLQSGFRFLGVAELERFSEEVDAGFDRLLDAWADPYADPEDCQRLRHSLLHSLLGWNDILEDVAAGHDPISDIAAAIDSLRCARGAPRYDSLALLRHCVDAQAPYGWVEDPSALVARARWPYQIGLLELLRGNEHRGLSALQNILLPLERALGDSAAGAACWLALGVIEALAEGGALETADKRSLVAFDRELRRLAQGGNTSGLPACSLHEVMFSRVRVAPVVVGRVAELKHSLMRMPRTELALPDSSGTSAEAVGRQIFLPADLGPEDEPSVELQELFYEEVEPALAQLGTALKRWRHGDVQAGLTIQRILHNLKRSAGLAGLQGFADHCREIEHEVAAALADGFDQHSAERLRTSLESLAEELDRLRHALHGSKSLPPGDGGEQGHAGSCEAVPSEEVTAGVREIQPQLLGLLGAVYEQLLDSIEQVAAEYQRAVDLEVAAEEGRLSTAAVVNICNVLKPLTVNAVIHGIGSAQRRLQQGKSGRGTLRLRAWREASELLITVSDDGGGLDLTGLQRLLSDYDPEEPLAELSNDEALSLIALPGVSLATDQDYSDLPGEGMGEALEASRELDGVLELETIPGSGTTFTLRLPAMEVLSGDGPADEQASVEPERQRALIVNDSRTLRRITAYLIGYQRFTMLEANSLAEAVMLARSHQPDVVVIDVQMGWGDAGLDALRRLEEEAGVAVQQVVAVTTVERDRQRLEERGMEPAALLIEPYSREQLAEAIERALVKAQ; encoded by the coding sequence ATGGAATATAGACAGGCGATGGTAACACCCGCAGCGGCGCATCGAGATCTTATGCGCCTTCTACCGCAGCTGCGTGATGCGGTGGATACGGCTGTTGTGCGCATGCAGCAGGCCGGTGATGACCCACTTGCCTTGGAAGGCGTCCGTGCGGTGTTGCAGCGTTTACAGAGCGGTTTCCGATTTCTGGGCGTTGCCGAGTTAGAGCGCTTTAGTGAAGAGGTCGATGCGGGTTTTGATCGGCTATTGGACGCCTGGGCGGATCCATATGCAGATCCAGAGGATTGTCAAAGGCTGCGCCACAGTCTGCTCCACAGCCTATTGGGTTGGAACGATATCTTGGAGGACGTGGCTGCGGGCCACGACCCGATAAGCGATATAGCTGCTGCGATTGACTCCTTGCGCTGTGCTCGAGGAGCACCACGCTATGACAGCTTAGCCTTGCTGCGCCACTGTGTAGATGCTCAAGCGCCTTACGGCTGGGTGGAGGACCCGAGCGCCCTGGTTGCTCGGGCGCGTTGGCCATATCAAATCGGTTTGCTTGAGCTGTTGCGCGGTAATGAGCACCGCGGTTTGTCTGCTCTGCAAAATATCCTGCTGCCTTTAGAAAGGGCGCTCGGCGATAGCGCGGCAGGAGCTGCCTGTTGGTTGGCTTTGGGGGTTATTGAGGCATTGGCCGAGGGTGGTGCCTTGGAGACGGCAGATAAGCGGTCACTGGTCGCTTTTGACCGCGAACTGCGCAGGTTGGCCCAGGGCGGTAATACCTCTGGACTGCCCGCTTGCTCGCTGCATGAGGTCATGTTCAGCAGGGTACGCGTGGCACCGGTAGTAGTCGGCCGGGTTGCTGAACTAAAGCATTCGTTGATGCGTATGCCGCGAACGGAGCTGGCTCTGCCCGATTCGTCAGGCACTTCAGCAGAGGCAGTTGGTAGACAAATTTTCCTGCCGGCTGATTTGGGCCCTGAAGATGAGCCTTCTGTGGAACTGCAGGAGCTGTTTTACGAGGAAGTCGAACCCGCCCTGGCCCAATTAGGTACGGCCCTCAAGCGCTGGCGTCACGGTGATGTTCAAGCCGGCCTTACGATCCAGCGCATACTCCATAATCTCAAGCGCAGCGCAGGACTTGCCGGCCTCCAGGGGTTTGCCGATCACTGCCGTGAAATCGAACATGAGGTAGCCGCAGCCTTAGCCGATGGCTTTGATCAGCACTCTGCGGAACGCTTGCGCACTAGCCTGGAATCCCTGGCTGAGGAGCTAGACCGGCTGAGACATGCCCTGCATGGCAGTAAAAGTCTGCCGCCAGGGGATGGTGGCGAGCAAGGCCATGCTGGCTCCTGCGAAGCGGTCCCGAGTGAGGAGGTAACGGCAGGGGTTCGCGAGATTCAGCCCCAACTCCTGGGCCTTCTTGGGGCAGTATACGAGCAGTTGCTGGATAGCATTGAACAGGTAGCTGCTGAATATCAGCGCGCTGTGGACTTGGAGGTCGCTGCTGAAGAAGGCCGGTTGTCCACTGCTGCCGTCGTAAATATTTGTAATGTCCTCAAGCCTCTGACCGTCAATGCAGTGATCCACGGCATCGGGTCGGCCCAGCGGCGCCTCCAGCAGGGTAAGTCGGGACGGGGGACGTTGCGGCTACGCGCTTGGCGGGAAGCCAGCGAGCTGCTTATCACGGTCAGTGATGATGGCGGCGGACTCGATTTAACCGGTCTGCAGCGCCTGCTCTCGGATTATGACCCGGAGGAGCCGCTTGCGGAGTTGAGTAATGACGAGGCCCTAAGCCTAATTGCCCTGCCCGGGGTGAGTCTGGCAACAGATCAAGATTACTCAGATTTGCCCGGGGAAGGCATGGGCGAGGCGTTAGAGGCAAGCCGTGAGCTAGACGGCGTACTCGAGCTTGAGACAATACCCGGTAGTGGCACTACGTTTACCTTGCGTCTGCCTGCTATGGAGGTGCTCTCAGGGGATGGCCCTGCTGATGAGCAGGCGAGTGTTGAACCGGAGCGGCAGCGGGCCTTGATAGTTAACGATTCGCGCACCTTGCGGCGGATTACTGCCTATTTAATAGGGTACCAGCGCTTCACCATGCTTGAGGCGAATAGTTTGGCCGAGGCAGTGATGTTGGCACGCAGCCACCAGCCCGACGTGGTAGTTATCGATGTGCAGATGGGCTGGGGTGATGCCGGCCTAGATGCGCTGCGCCGGCTTGAGGAAGAGGCAGGAGTGGCTGTGCAGCAGGTGGTTGCGGTCACCACAGTGGAGCGGGATCGGCAGCGCTTGGAAGAGCGTGGCATGGAGCCTGCCGCCTTATTGATCGAGCCCTATTCACGTGAGCAGTTGGCGGAGGCCATAGAGCGGGCTTTGGTAAAGGCGCAGTAA
- the ruvX gene encoding Holliday junction resolvase RuvX: MPNERDPDGATVLGFDPGEKHIGVAVGEALLGSAKPVAVLSAQHGQPDWGKVKDLIEQWQPSLAVVGVPKHADDSAATSTAAAERFANRLHGRFGIVVKTIDERLSSHEAEQRLRARGHKFNLNSVHSEAAAVILETYFAQGAA; this comes from the coding sequence ATGCCTAATGAGCGCGACCCTGATGGGGCTACAGTGCTTGGCTTTGATCCTGGCGAGAAGCACATTGGGGTGGCTGTAGGCGAGGCTCTCTTGGGGAGCGCCAAGCCTGTTGCCGTACTCTCTGCTCAGCACGGCCAACCGGACTGGGGCAAGGTTAAAGACTTAATCGAGCAGTGGCAGCCTAGCTTGGCTGTCGTAGGAGTGCCTAAACACGCCGACGACAGCGCGGCAACTAGCACGGCTGCGGCAGAGCGCTTCGCTAACCGCCTGCACGGTAGATTTGGGATAGTGGTTAAGACTATTGATGAGCGCCTATCATCCCACGAGGCCGAGCAGAGGCTGCGGGCGCGCGGCCACAAATTCAACCTAAATAGCGTTCATAGCGAAGCAGCTGCGGTGATACTTGAAACCTATTTCGCACAAGGGGCGGCATGA
- a CDS encoding 16S rRNA (uracil(1498)-N(3))-methyltransferase — protein MVRLYVQQSLTPGEEIELPPNPAAHVKARRLSSGDAVTLFTGEGGEYPSLLTSVQRRQITAQVGDHQPVERELPYPVMVLQAVIKGERMDTAVEKATELGASAIIPTLTQRCVVRLDDDKRASKRQRHWQAVAASACEQCGRNRLPWICKPTPLEQVWPLLEGYNSRLLLNQQAQQTLAAQLKPEATALLIGPEGGLNGSDIELAEQLGFRAAYAGARIMRSETATIAAMSRVSGYFEEL, from the coding sequence ATGGTTCGCCTATACGTTCAGCAGTCGCTCACCCCTGGTGAGGAGATCGAATTGCCGCCCAACCCCGCCGCTCATGTCAAGGCGCGGCGGTTGAGCAGCGGTGATGCAGTGACCCTATTTACCGGCGAGGGCGGCGAGTATCCCAGCCTGCTGACAAGTGTTCAGCGGCGGCAGATAACGGCCCAGGTAGGCGATCACCAACCGGTGGAACGCGAGCTCCCCTATCCGGTTATGGTGCTCCAGGCTGTTATAAAGGGCGAACGGATGGACACGGCGGTTGAGAAGGCCACCGAGCTCGGTGCTAGTGCCATCATCCCCACGCTGACCCAGCGTTGTGTGGTTCGCCTGGACGATGATAAGCGTGCATCGAAGCGCCAGAGGCATTGGCAGGCGGTCGCCGCCAGCGCTTGTGAACAGTGCGGACGCAATCGACTGCCTTGGATCTGCAAGCCGACCCCGCTTGAGCAGGTCTGGCCACTGCTTGAGGGCTACAACTCCCGGCTGCTGCTTAATCAGCAAGCCCAGCAGACCCTTGCTGCACAGCTCAAGCCAGAAGCTACAGCACTGCTGATCGGCCCGGAAGGCGGGCTCAATGGCAGCGACATTGAGTTAGCAGAGCAGCTAGGTTTTCGGGCGGCCTATGCCGGGGCCCGCATTATGCGCTCCGAAACTGCAACCATTGCGGCAATGAGCCGTGTATCAGGCTATTTTGAAGAGCTATAA
- a CDS encoding dihydroorotase, with amino-acid sequence MSRLRITGGTIVDPAANLEQPSDLYVADGIVLAHGDAPDGFSADQVIDATGKLVAPGLVDIAARLREPGSTSKGGIISESQAAAAGGITTLLQPPDTQPITDTPSVVELIHSRCNEAAATRILPVGALTKGLKGEQLSEMAALRDAGCPALADGGRPLHNTLVLQRALDYAATFAIPVMLTPEDPYLAAGGATHEGAIANRLGLAGQSTATETAALGRLIAIAEERGVAIHVGRLSSARGAEMVAAAQQRGLPITADTAIHQLYLTEHDCAGYNSLAHTCPPARTTGDREVLRQLVSTGVIGCLCSDHQPHDPDAKAGTFDACEPGISSLDTFLALTLRLVDEGLLTLKQAFERITSGPAKALGLNVGSLQMGSPADICIIDPKLAWQIKPETMHSRGKNTPFANWELTGAATTTIVDGRVVYRRPSD; translated from the coding sequence TTGAGCCGGCTACGCATAACCGGTGGAACCATTGTCGATCCGGCCGCCAACTTGGAACAGCCAAGCGACCTCTATGTCGCCGACGGCATAGTCCTTGCCCATGGTGATGCACCTGACGGCTTCTCTGCTGACCAGGTTATCGATGCCACCGGCAAGCTAGTCGCTCCCGGCTTGGTTGACATTGCTGCTCGGCTGCGCGAACCGGGCAGTACCAGCAAGGGTGGTATAATCTCGGAGTCGCAAGCCGCTGCCGCAGGGGGCATTACGACCTTGCTTCAGCCTCCGGACACTCAGCCCATAACGGATACCCCTTCGGTGGTTGAACTTATCCATAGCCGCTGCAATGAAGCAGCCGCGACCCGAATCCTACCAGTTGGCGCTCTGACCAAGGGGTTAAAAGGCGAGCAGCTAAGTGAAATGGCGGCTCTGCGCGATGCTGGCTGCCCCGCCCTGGCAGATGGCGGTCGACCGCTGCACAACACTTTGGTGCTACAAAGGGCGCTGGACTACGCAGCAACCTTCGCTATACCGGTAATGCTAACCCCTGAAGACCCCTATCTCGCAGCCGGTGGGGCCACACATGAAGGCGCCATTGCTAATCGCCTCGGCCTAGCCGGACAATCGACAGCCACCGAGACAGCGGCCTTAGGACGGCTTATTGCTATAGCCGAGGAGCGTGGAGTGGCAATCCATGTCGGCCGCCTATCTAGCGCCCGGGGGGCGGAAATGGTAGCTGCTGCGCAACAAAGGGGATTGCCTATCACCGCCGATACCGCCATCCACCAGCTCTACCTCACAGAGCACGACTGCGCTGGGTATAACAGTCTCGCCCATACCTGCCCGCCGGCGCGCACCACCGGCGACCGAGAGGTTTTACGCCAGCTGGTCTCGACCGGGGTAATCGGCTGCCTGTGCTCAGATCACCAGCCCCATGATCCTGACGCCAAGGCCGGCACCTTCGATGCTTGCGAACCGGGCATTAGCAGTCTTGATACATTCTTGGCCCTCACCCTCCGTCTTGTAGATGAGGGATTGCTAACTCTTAAGCAGGCATTCGAGCGTATCACCAGCGGACCAGCTAAAGCCCTCGGCCTTAACGTGGGCTCGCTGCAGATGGGATCGCCTGCGGACATCTGCATTATCGATCCTAAACTGGCCTGGCAAATTAAGCCTGAGACCATGCACAGCCGCGGCAAAAATACCCCTTTTGCGAACTGGGAGTTAACTGGCGCCGCTACAACAACCATCGTCGACGGGCGCGTTGTATATCGGCGCCCTAGCGACTAG
- a CDS encoding FAD:protein FMN transferase has product MINRTPPKRSPYTPALTLITGLAILSGLVLLNSCERPQEAESLSFSSLGTVVEIKITDPGAADQQQALQAARAQIDQIHGAWHPTFGSELGPLNENLAKGESTKVSAELIELLNRAREVEQASSGKFSPAIGGLTELWAFSSHDGPLKEPPDRDKLLEWVEKSPRLSDLVITEDREVSTKNTAVQLDLGAIGKGYAAQQAINALTEAGVKSAVVNIGGDLVTRGHPEMESTRNWRIGVKDPRSEDILATVEAAADEAIFTSGDYERAYEHEDSLYHHILDPTTGYPAMGSRSVTVIDTDPVWADAAATALFIAGPEGWQDLAERLGIEHVLLIDSDGKAWMSSSMEQRVEMHRDIETNRVDDLAE; this is encoded by the coding sequence ATGATCAATCGCACGCCCCCAAAAAGATCGCCCTATACGCCGGCCCTAACCCTTATCACAGGCCTAGCAATACTCAGCGGATTGGTGCTTTTGAACAGCTGTGAGCGCCCGCAAGAGGCGGAGAGTTTGAGCTTTTCTTCGCTCGGCACAGTTGTCGAGATTAAGATCACTGACCCCGGCGCCGCTGACCAACAACAGGCTTTACAAGCGGCCCGCGCCCAAATAGATCAGATTCACGGTGCCTGGCACCCTACTTTCGGCTCCGAGCTAGGACCTCTGAATGAAAACCTGGCCAAGGGCGAGTCGACAAAGGTAAGCGCAGAGCTAATAGAATTGCTTAACCGCGCCCGTGAGGTTGAGCAGGCCAGCAGCGGCAAATTCAGCCCGGCGATTGGCGGCCTTACCGAACTATGGGCTTTCTCTAGCCATGATGGACCGCTGAAAGAACCCCCTGATCGGGATAAGCTGCTTGAGTGGGTAGAAAAGTCTCCCCGCCTTAGCGACCTAGTTATCACTGAAGATAGGGAAGTATCTACTAAAAATACGGCAGTACAACTAGACCTCGGCGCCATAGGCAAAGGCTACGCAGCCCAGCAAGCCATCAACGCCCTTACCGAGGCGGGAGTCAAATCTGCAGTAGTGAATATAGGCGGCGATCTAGTCACTCGGGGGCACCCCGAAATGGAGAGTACTCGTAACTGGCGAATCGGGGTTAAGGATCCGCGCAGCGAAGATATTCTGGCCACTGTGGAGGCAGCTGCCGATGAGGCGATCTTTACCTCAGGGGATTATGAGCGGGCCTATGAGCACGAGGACAGCCTGTATCATCACATCTTGGACCCAACCACTGGTTATCCAGCTATGGGCAGCCGTTCAGTTACCGTAATCGACACCGACCCAGTGTGGGCCGATGCTGCTGCAACCGCCTTGTTCATCGCTGGCCCGGAAGGCTGGCAAGATTTGGCTGAACGACTTGGCATAGAACACGTGTTGTTGATAGATAGTGACGGTAAGGCTTGGATGAGCAGCAGCATGGAGCAGCGCGTGGAGATGCACCGCGATATTGAAACCAATCGAGTCGATGACCTTGCAGAGTGA
- the pyrR gene encoding bifunctional pyr operon transcriptional regulator/uracil phosphoribosyltransferase PyrR produces MTEPQLEVGALLDCLTEQAERLLNHYGATEPILVGIHTGGVWVARELQRRLQTPSPVGTLEVAFHRDDHATSGLKAAVQTSEVPASVDNRVVLLIDDVIHTGRTSRAALNALFDYGRPARVLLATLVDRSGRELPIQPDIAATTLELPAGHRLRLLGPEPLRLIREQEAA; encoded by the coding sequence ATGACTGAACCACAGTTAGAAGTCGGCGCATTGCTCGACTGCCTGACTGAGCAGGCAGAGCGTTTGCTCAACCACTATGGAGCAACCGAACCCATCCTGGTAGGCATTCATACCGGCGGCGTCTGGGTAGCTCGTGAGTTGCAGCGCAGACTGCAAACACCATCGCCTGTCGGCACTTTAGAAGTAGCCTTTCATCGTGACGACCACGCCACATCAGGCCTTAAAGCAGCGGTGCAGACCTCTGAAGTACCGGCTAGCGTGGATAACAGGGTGGTCCTGCTAATCGACGATGTCATTCACACCGGCCGGACCAGTCGCGCTGCCCTTAACGCGCTCTTTGACTATGGCCGTCCAGCGCGAGTTCTCCTAGCAACTTTGGTCGACCGCAGCGGGCGGGAGTTACCAATCCAACCCGACATAGCCGCCACAACTCTGGAACTGCCAGCAGGGCACAGGCTCAGGTTACTAGGACCGGAGCCGCTGCGGCTGATTCGCGAACAGGAGGCGGCGTGA
- a CDS encoding aspartate carbamoyltransferase catalytic subunit: MSLQLDSQGRLRHLLTTEGLPRELLTRILDTAESFSGVIGKSVKKVPLLRGRTIMNLFFEPSTRTRTTFELAAQRLSADVLNIDVATSSASKGESLLDMLHNLEAMQCDAFVVRHADSGAAELIARHVRPGVAIINAGDGRHAHPTQALLDAFTIRSEKGPLEPLTIAIVGDILHSRVARSEVHAFLGLGAGEVRLIAPRTLLPRCFDGLPVKVFEDMDAGLEGADVVIMLRLQRERMSGALLPSESEFFKRYGLTEKRLERTSPQAIVMHPGPVNRGVELDPRVADGPRSVILRQVTNGIAVRMAVMSMVIGGHSDEAAIRNEEVSS, encoded by the coding sequence GTGAGCTTACAGCTCGACTCTCAAGGCCGGCTGCGCCACCTATTGACCACCGAGGGTCTACCGCGGGAACTATTAACGCGCATATTGGATACCGCTGAGTCCTTTTCTGGAGTTATCGGCAAGTCAGTCAAAAAGGTTCCACTGCTGCGCGGCAGAACCATAATGAACCTTTTTTTTGAGCCTAGCACTCGAACCCGCACGACCTTTGAGTTAGCAGCCCAACGCCTCTCCGCCGATGTCCTCAACATCGATGTTGCTACCTCTTCGGCGAGCAAGGGGGAGAGCTTGCTCGACATGCTCCATAACCTCGAGGCCATGCAGTGTGATGCCTTTGTAGTGCGCCACGCCGACAGCGGTGCCGCGGAACTTATAGCTCGGCACGTCAGACCTGGTGTCGCCATAATAAATGCTGGCGATGGTCGCCATGCCCATCCCACCCAGGCACTTCTTGATGCCTTTACCATCCGCAGCGAAAAGGGCCCCCTGGAGCCTCTGACGATCGCCATAGTTGGCGACATACTCCACTCGCGAGTCGCCCGCTCCGAGGTGCACGCATTTCTCGGGCTAGGTGCCGGCGAAGTACGTCTTATCGCCCCACGTACCTTGTTGCCGCGTTGTTTTGACGGCCTGCCGGTGAAGGTCTTTGAGGATATGGATGCTGGGCTTGAAGGGGCTGACGTAGTAATAATGCTCAGGCTGCAGCGTGAGCGCATGAGTGGCGCTTTGCTGCCCAGTGAGAGCGAGTTTTTCAAGCGCTACGGCTTGACCGAAAAGCGCCTTGAGCGCACTAGCCCACAAGCCATCGTCATGCACCCAGGGCCAGTAAACCGCGGAGTAGAGCTCGACCCCAGAGTCGCCGATGGGCCGCGCTCGGTCATCCTGCGCCAGGTAACCAATGGTATAGCAGTACGCATGGCGGTTATGTCCATGGTGATCGGGGGACACAGTGATGAGGCTGCCATAAGGAACGAGGAGGTAAGCAGTTGA
- a CDS encoding YqgE/AlgH family protein, translated as MTGKLATEESACLANHFLIAMPNLADPNFAHTVTLLCEHSAAGAMGLIINRPTEVKLCDLFEHLELEASENSPREQIVYAGGPVQRDRGFVIHPPDDNNWDATARISPEVAITTSRDILAALARGEGPEQSLVALGYAGWGSGQLEEELAQNAWLSGPIDSKVIFETDTSRRWYAAAANMGIDISLLSSESGHA; from the coding sequence ATGACTGGAAAGCTGGCAACAGAAGAGAGCGCGTGCCTGGCGAATCACTTTTTGATCGCCATGCCCAATCTTGCTGACCCCAACTTTGCTCACACAGTAACCCTGCTTTGCGAGCATAGCGCCGCTGGTGCAATGGGCTTAATAATCAACCGTCCAACTGAGGTCAAACTCTGTGACCTCTTTGAGCACCTGGAGCTGGAGGCGAGCGAAAACAGCCCCCGCGAACAGATTGTCTATGCCGGTGGCCCGGTCCAACGCGACCGGGGGTTTGTCATCCACCCACCCGATGACAACAACTGGGATGCAACAGCCCGCATCTCGCCCGAGGTTGCCATCACTACCTCGCGCGATATCTTAGCCGCCTTGGCCCGTGGCGAAGGACCAGAACAGTCTCTGGTGGCTCTTGGTTACGCAGGTTGGGGGTCAGGTCAGCTCGAAGAGGAATTGGCGCAGAATGCTTGGCTATCGGGGCCAATTGATAGCAAAGTAATCTTCGAGACGGACACTTCTCGGCGCTGGTACGCAGCTGCGGCGAACATGGGAATAGACATCTCGCTCCTCTCCTCGGAGAGCGGGCATGCCTAA
- the gshB gene encoding glutathione synthase, whose amino-acid sequence MTTQIGVVMDPITNIKPHKDSTLALLLEAQRRGYELVYFEPTDLFIDNGKAFGCARRITVADSANSWFTLTEPRNINLAELSWILMRQDPPVDARFVTATHILSLAEQHGAKVINSPRALREGNEKILAQWWPHLCPPTRIAADIALLREFVAEQGKTVLKPLDAMGGSSIFVVDPEDANLSVILETLTAAGTRCALAQAYLPAITAGDKRILVFDGKPFPYALARIPAAGETRGNLAAGGRGEGAEVTAQERALCAELAPRLLNMGIRFAGLDVIGDKLTEINITSPTCIREIDKIFNVNAAAELFDCLERHP is encoded by the coding sequence ATGACCACCCAAATCGGCGTCGTGATGGATCCCATCACCAACATCAAGCCCCACAAGGACTCGACCCTGGCGCTCCTTCTCGAGGCCCAGCGCCGCGGCTATGAGCTTGTCTACTTCGAGCCCACAGACCTTTTCATCGACAACGGCAAGGCATTCGGCTGCGCCCGCCGGATAACTGTGGCAGATTCAGCCAACAGCTGGTTCACTTTAACAGAACCGAGGAACATCAACCTCGCCGAACTGAGCTGGATTCTGATGCGTCAGGACCCACCAGTTGACGCACGCTTCGTAACTGCCACACACATACTCTCTCTAGCCGAGCAGCACGGCGCCAAAGTAATAAACAGCCCGCGCGCACTGCGTGAGGGCAACGAAAAAATACTCGCCCAGTGGTGGCCTCACCTCTGTCCACCTACCCGGATTGCTGCTGACATCGCCCTGCTCCGCGAATTCGTCGCTGAGCAGGGCAAAACCGTTCTGAAGCCCCTCGATGCAATGGGTGGCTCTTCAATATTTGTTGTCGACCCCGAAGACGCAAACCTGAGCGTTATTTTAGAGACGCTTACTGCCGCAGGCACTCGTTGTGCCCTAGCGCAGGCCTATCTGCCGGCAATAACCGCTGGTGACAAGCGCATCCTGGTCTTCGACGGCAAGCCTTTCCCTTACGCCCTAGCCCGCATTCCCGCGGCCGGAGAAACCCGGGGCAACCTCGCCGCAGGTGGGCGTGGCGAAGGAGCAGAGGTGACCGCACAAGAGCGAGCCCTCTGCGCCGAACTGGCACCAAGACTGCTGAATATGGGAATTCGCTTCGCCGGCCTGGACGTGATTGGTGACAAGCTGACCGAGATCAACATAACTAGTCCCACCTGCATTCGCGAAATAGACAAGATATTCAATGTCAATGCAGCTGCGGAGCTCTTTGACTGCTTGGAGAGGCACCCATGA
- a CDS encoding energy transducer TonB translates to MKPIESMTLQSEGSVTQRGRIHIDDRLGMAMFLAVSVHALVILGVGLTWESAPLESDNSMMEVTIAHVEADSPPEDADYLAEIDQDGGGVAEQPQIPSPLAGSPLPPAEALADEAAGSPATEQAERLITSVDSEQPAPSDTAEPSADAAEQEQHSEHDSAAAEFAQLQQRLSQPREPSKRFLNARTQAHEAAAYMEEWTRKVEGVGNLNYPNEARRRGLSGQLILEVTLQPDGSVDDVRIIQPSQYRILDEAAVRIVELGEPFAEVPDEVLNGHDKLVITRTWEFIDGKQLETH, encoded by the coding sequence TTGAAACCAATCGAGTCGATGACCTTGCAGAGTGAGGGCAGTGTGACACAGAGGGGCAGGATACATATTGATGATCGCCTTGGCATGGCGATGTTCCTGGCAGTCTCGGTTCATGCCCTGGTAATACTCGGCGTCGGGCTCACTTGGGAAAGCGCACCACTGGAGTCCGACAACTCAATGATGGAGGTTACCATTGCCCATGTCGAAGCGGACTCCCCCCCTGAGGATGCAGACTATCTAGCCGAAATCGACCAAGACGGCGGGGGTGTTGCCGAACAACCTCAGATACCCTCGCCATTAGCCGGCAGTCCGCTCCCGCCGGCAGAAGCACTGGCCGACGAAGCCGCCGGCTCGCCGGCTACCGAACAGGCCGAGCGACTAATCACCTCAGTAGACAGTGAACAACCCGCGCCGAGCGACACAGCAGAGCCAAGCGCCGATGCGGCTGAGCAGGAGCAACACAGTGAGCATGATTCAGCCGCGGCGGAATTTGCACAGCTACAGCAGCGCCTCAGCCAACCGCGGGAGCCTTCGAAGCGATTTCTTAACGCCCGCACCCAGGCTCATGAGGCTGCCGCATATATGGAAGAGTGGACCCGCAAGGTTGAGGGGGTTGGCAACCTAAACTACCCTAACGAGGCTCGCCGCCGGGGCCTTTCGGGCCAGCTCATACTAGAGGTTACTTTACAGCCAGACGGCTCGGTAGATGACGTGCGGATAATCCAACCATCCCAATATCGCATCCTTGATGAGGCGGCTGTGCGGATTGTCGAACTTGGCGAGCCATTCGCAGAGGTCCCAGATGAAGTCCTCAACGGCCATGACAAGCTAGTGATAACTCGCACATGGGAGTTTATAGACGGTAAACAGCTGGAAACCCATTGA